The Paenibacillus sp. FSL R7-0345 DNA segment GCCGCTTCACCAATCAGGTCGGTCACATGCGGGCCGATCATCTGCACACCGAGAATATCACCGCTGCTGCGGTCAGCCACAACCTTAACGAACCCGTCCTTCATCCCGTGCACAATCGCCTTACCGATGGCCGAGAACGGGAATTTCCCGGTCACAACATCATGACCCAGCCCCTGCGCTTCCTTCTCGGTATAACCCACACTGGCCACCTCCGGCCGTGTATACACACAACGCGGCACAAGATGGGCATGATACGGATGAAGCTGCTCCCCTGCAAGGTGATTGACGGCGCGAATGCCTTCATGGGAAGCGGCATGGGCCAGCTGCAGCCCGCCGATCACATCACCGATCGCATAAATATGCGGCTCGCCGGTCTGCATGTTGGCATTGACCTCGATCACGCCTTTGTCGAAGCGGATATCGGTATTTTCCAGTCCAATGTTCTCGATATTGGCTACTCTGCCAACCGAAACAAGCAGCTTCCCGGCTGACAACGTCTGGCTCTGCTCCCCTTTGCGGGCCTCAATGCTGATCCCGTCCTCTGAAATAGTGCTGGTCTCCGGATCAACCGTTGTGCCGGTCAGAACCTTGACTCCGCGTTTCTTAAGCAATCTGGTCAGCTCACGGGCAATCTCGGCATCCTCCTGCGGCAGCAGCTGGTCTGCGGCTTCCACCACTGTAACCTGAACGCCAAAATCAGCCAGCATCGACGCCCACTCCACTCCGATCACACCGCCGCCTACAATAATCATAGAAGCAGGCAGCTGCTCCAGTGTCAGCGCTTCTTCGCTGCTGAGGATAACTTTGCCGTCGGGCTTGAGGCCCGGCAGCACGCGCGGGCGGGAGCCTGTGGCCACGATGAGATTAGTAGAGACTACTGTCTCCATCTCTCCATCCTCCAGCTCAACGGCAACCGCACCGCTGCGCGGTGAGAAAATCGACGGACCGATAATACGCCCCTTGCCCTTGACCACCTGAATTTTATTTTTGCGCATCAGATACTGTACGCCCTGGTGCAGCTGCTCCACGACCGCATCTTTTCGTGCCTGAACCTTCGGGAACACCAGCTTGACGCCTGATGTTTCAATGCCGTAGCTTTCGCTCTCCTGTATTTCAGCGTATACCTCTGCACTGCGCAGCAGCGACTTGCTTGGAATACAGCCGCGGTGCAGGCAGGTTCCGCCCAGCTTGTCCATTTCGATGACGACGACAGACTTGCCGAGCTGGGCAGCGCGGATCGCCGCCACATATCCTCCGGTTCCTCCGCCCAGAATAGCCACGTCACAGGAAATTGTCATATATGTATCCTCCAGTCAATACTCAAAAGTTCTGCATAACTTCCTACATTGTACTCTCTTTTGGACTCAATTCAAAACTTATAAACGTCATATAGGCATGGACTTTTACCATTTGAAGCGTTATCATATTGATGAATTCAATAGGCTGCGGGGAGAGTGTTGCCTGTATGAAACTGATTATTTCACGCTTCATTGCCATTATCATTCTGGTCATTCCGGGACTTCTGGCGATGAAGGGCTTCCTGATGATGAAGGACGATTTGTTCAATTATCTCTCCATGCACGGCGATGATAATGTAACTCCGGTGTTTGCCTGGCTGCATTTTGGCGGCGGGCTGCTGCTGTTTGCGGCGGGCATGAGCTTTCTTGGCGGCTGGATTTTGACGCGTGACCGCAAGAAGAACTACGTCGGTCCCCGGTTTAGGGAGAGGCAGAAAGCTGAGCAGCCGGCGGCTAAGAACACTTTATAAGATTGTTATTTACTACCCCATACACAATAAGAGCATTTTTACCCTTCATTCCACCAACTCAGCTCATTCTTCCGAAATCAAGGGCGTTTTTGCCCTTCATTCCACCAACTCAGCTCATTCTTCCGAAATCAAGGGCATTTTTGCCCTTCATTCCGCTAACTTGCCTTATTCCGCCGAAATCAAAGGCATTTTTACCTTTCATTCCGCCAACTTGCCCCATTCCGCCAACTTCAAAGGCATTTTTTCCCTTCAATCCGTCGACGTGTCCCATTCCGCCAGCCCCCCCCACCATTCCTGCTCCTCACCCAGCCTATATCCCGCAACTAGCAGCGGTAGATGCCCCACATCAACGCATATCAAAAAAGCAGCAAGCCCGCTTCACCGGCACAATAGATTCCGGGAAACGTGAATTGCTGCTTTTCATGTTTCTATAATCCTAAGCACCGCCCGGCGCTGCCTTGCGCGCTCCGTGCACCAGGTCGCTGTACAGCCCGCCCTGACGCATCAGTTCGTCATGCGGGCCCTGCTGAAGCAAGCGGCCGTCCTGCAGTACCAGGATGCGGTCAGCGGCACGGATCGTACCGAGCCGGTGGGCGATGACAAAGCTCGTCCTGCCTTTCATCAGTGTCTGCAGGCCTTCCTGGATTTTGATCTCAGTGACCGTATCAATGCTGCTGGTTGCCTCATCCAGTACCAGCATCGCCGGATCGGCCAGAATGGCCCGCGCGATCGCCAGCAGCTGCTTCTGCCCCTGGCTGATGCCGCTGCCGTCCACAGACAGCATCCGGTCGTAGCCTCCGCGCATCCGCATGATGAAGGAGTGGGCGTTGGCCAGCTTCGCAGCCTCCTCTACCTCAGCGTCGGTAGCATCCAGCCTGCCGTAACGGATATTATCGCGGATCGTCCCCTTGAACAGGAAGGTATCCTGCAGCACAAAAGCCATCTGGCTGCGCAGACTTTCCCTTCGTATAGAAGACAGCTCCCTGCCATCCAGCGTGATGCTGCCCTTGCTTGGATCATAGAACCGGGAGAGCAGACCGATCAGCGTTGTTTTCCCGGCGCCTGTCGGTCCGACCAGGGCGATCATTTCGCCCGGCTTCGCTTCAAAGCTGATGCCATGCAGAATATCCTTTCCTTCATCATAGGAGAAGGATACCTCCTTAAAGCTGACTGCCCCTTCCACCTGGCTAAGCGATACGGCTGCCCCCTCATCCTTAGCCTCCGTCTCTTCATCCATTACCTCAAACACCCGCTCTGCCCCGGCAATCGCCGACAGCAGCGTATTCCACTGGTTCGCCAGATCATTCAGCGGTCTGGTGAACTGGCGGGTATACTCCACAAAAGCGATGATAATCCCGACAGTCACAATATCACGGACAGCCAGGAAGCCGCCGATACCCGCGACAATGGCAAAGCTCAGGTTGTTCAGACCGTTCATCAGCTTGGGAATGAAGCCAGAAATCGCCTGAGCCCAATACCCTGACAGCATGATTCGTGTATTGCGCTCACGGAAGCCGGAAATCACCCTCTCCTCCTGTGAAAAAGCCTTGATTACCCGCTGGCCCGACAGTGTCTCCTCAATGTAACCGTTCATCTCGCCCACATTGCGCTGCCGTTCCTTGAACAGGGGTCCTGTACGGCGGGTAATCCAGCGCATGCCGAGGAACATCAGCGGCACGACAATAAAAGTCAGCAGCGTAAGCAGCGGGC contains these protein-coding regions:
- a CDS encoding ABC transporter ATP-binding protein, which produces MFKALLEPFRHPRLELGPADAAGGGRRPKAKPKNWSATLGRIWSYLAKRKAKLTLVLLLVLVSTGLALLGPYLISLAVDDYLEGDGGRSWVVFLITLALVYLFTSLATWLQNIWMIEIAQETVYRMRTDLFAYLHRLPISFFNRRQQGEIMSRLTNDIENISSTLNSSAIQIFSSVLTLVGTVGVMLWLSPLLTLLTFIVVPLMFLGMRWITRRTGPLFKERQRNVGEMNGYIEETLSGQRVIKAFSQEERVISGFRERNTRIMLSGYWAQAISGFIPKLMNGLNNLSFAIVAGIGGFLAVRDIVTVGIIIAFVEYTRQFTRPLNDLANQWNTLLSAIAGAERVFEVMDEETEAKDEGAAVSLSQVEGAVSFKEVSFSYDEGKDILHGISFEAKPGEMIALVGPTGAGKTTLIGLLSRFYDPSKGSITLDGRELSSIRRESLRSQMAFVLQDTFLFKGTIRDNIRYGRLDATDAEVEEAAKLANAHSFIMRMRGGYDRMLSVDGSGISQGQKQLLAIARAILADPAMLVLDEATSSIDTVTEIKIQEGLQTLMKGRTSFVIAHRLGTIRAADRILVLQDGRLLQQGPHDELMRQGGLYSDLVHGARKAAPGGA
- the lpdA gene encoding dihydrolipoyl dehydrogenase is translated as MTISCDVAILGGGTGGYVAAIRAAQLGKSVVVIEMDKLGGTCLHRGCIPSKSLLRSAEVYAEIQESESYGIETSGVKLVFPKVQARKDAVVEQLHQGVQYLMRKNKIQVVKGKGRIIGPSIFSPRSGAVAVELEDGEMETVVSTNLIVATGSRPRVLPGLKPDGKVILSSEEALTLEQLPASMIIVGGGVIGVEWASMLADFGVQVTVVEAADQLLPQEDAEIARELTRLLKKRGVKVLTGTTVDPETSTISEDGISIEARKGEQSQTLSAGKLLVSVGRVANIENIGLENTDIRFDKGVIEVNANMQTGEPHIYAIGDVIGGLQLAHAASHEGIRAVNHLAGEQLHPYHAHLVPRCVYTRPEVASVGYTEKEAQGLGHDVVTGKFPFSAIGKAIVHGMKDGFVKVVADRSSGDILGVQMIGPHVTDLIGEAALAQLLDATPWEIGEAIHAHPTLSEVIGEAMLAVDGRAIGF
- a CDS encoding DUF2627 domain-containing protein, which gives rise to MKLIISRFIAIIILVIPGLLAMKGFLMMKDDLFNYLSMHGDDNVTPVFAWLHFGGGLLLFAAGMSFLGGWILTRDRKKNYVGPRFRERQKAEQPAAKNTL